A window of Corallococcus macrosporus DSM 14697 contains these coding sequences:
- a CDS encoding alpha/beta fold hydrolase: MDASRWTVWVLVAGVALVLWNVLWVASVRRWYRPRAELPQVLRARCEDGWELVVHVRRAAVRRFEEPVLLCHGLAANRFTFDFEPPYSVAHYLAEAGFDCFSVEWRGTGHSRQPPRGRRYTDFTIDDHILQDGPALLELALKETGAKRAFWLGHSLGGLVGYGVAQGPHGAKLAGLLTLGAPVHFKSEPFLRTLISMGVRAAWPARFRQEWMSASLAPFLGYVTLPLSDLLVNPEHIPPRIQRQVYANMMSSMSRKVLLQFQDWIEHDAFRSFDRGVDWRAGISKLQLPLLIMGGSSDRLATAANVEAQFALATAPDRTLHIFGTDHGDKMNYGHGDLVFGTGAPTEVYPVIREWLERHAASLPAAITEPAPEQVEEPPREPERSVP; this comes from the coding sequence ATGGATGCTTCGCGGTGGACGGTGTGGGTACTGGTCGCTGGGGTCGCACTCGTGCTGTGGAACGTCCTTTGGGTGGCGTCCGTTCGGCGATGGTACCGCCCCCGCGCGGAGCTTCCCCAGGTCCTGCGGGCCCGGTGCGAGGATGGCTGGGAGCTGGTGGTTCATGTCCGGCGCGCGGCCGTGCGCCGTTTCGAGGAGCCCGTGCTGCTGTGCCATGGGCTCGCGGCGAACCGGTTCACCTTCGACTTCGAGCCCCCCTACTCCGTCGCGCACTACCTGGCCGAGGCCGGCTTCGACTGCTTCAGCGTGGAGTGGCGCGGCACCGGGCACTCACGCCAGCCGCCCCGTGGCCGGAGGTACACGGACTTCACCATCGACGACCACATCCTCCAGGACGGGCCGGCGCTGCTGGAGCTGGCGCTGAAGGAGACGGGGGCGAAACGCGCCTTCTGGCTCGGCCATTCCCTGGGCGGGCTGGTGGGCTACGGCGTCGCCCAGGGCCCGCATGGGGCGAAGCTCGCGGGGTTGCTCACGTTGGGCGCGCCCGTGCACTTCAAGTCGGAGCCCTTCCTGCGCACCCTCATCTCCATGGGCGTTCGTGCCGCATGGCCCGCACGCTTCCGTCAGGAGTGGATGAGCGCCAGCCTCGCGCCCTTCCTGGGATACGTCACCCTGCCCTTGTCCGACTTGCTGGTGAACCCCGAGCACATCCCTCCGCGCATCCAGCGGCAGGTCTACGCGAACATGATGTCGTCGATGAGCCGCAAGGTGCTGCTCCAGTTCCAGGACTGGATTGAGCACGATGCGTTCCGCTCCTTCGACCGCGGCGTGGATTGGCGCGCCGGCATCTCGAAGCTCCAGCTTCCCCTGCTCATCATGGGCGGAAGTTCGGACCGGCTGGCCACGGCCGCCAACGTGGAGGCGCAGTTCGCGCTGGCCACCGCGCCGGACCGCACGCTGCACATCTTCGGCACGGACCATGGCGACAAGATGAACTACGGGCACGGAGACCTCGTCTTCGGCACCGGCGCGCCGACGGAGGTCTACCCCGTCATCCGCGAGTGGCTGGAGCGGCATGCCGCCTCCCTGCCCGCCGCCATCACCGAGCCCGCGCCCGAGCAGGTGGAAGAGCCGCCTCGCGAGCCTGAGCGGTCCGTCCCCTGA
- the pssA gene encoding CDP-diacylglycerol--serine O-phosphatidyltransferase, translated as MMKLRKLMFVLPNLFTVTSIFCGFYAITLCTGDVAPVQLYQAALAIFFAMFFDGFDGRVARLTKTQSDFGVQLDSLADVISFGAAPSLLVYKWALEPLGFVGLFIAFSFAACGALRLARFNVLAARNPHGGGGSFFVGLPIPVAAGMLVSVIISHHAATQGEPLAEGAIVPMAVAVAGLALLMVSTVRYRTFKDTRPNRKSALAFMLVVVGGTVIATQFHPAWVLVACCGAYLALGLVESAVLVRSRLAARKVAAPCAVAAVAVATVIDDEDEEEAESTPGSDGPAYL; from the coding sequence ATGATGAAGTTGCGGAAACTGATGTTCGTGCTCCCGAATCTCTTCACCGTCACGTCCATTTTCTGCGGCTTCTACGCCATCACCCTGTGCACGGGGGACGTTGCTCCGGTGCAGCTGTATCAGGCGGCGCTGGCCATCTTCTTCGCCATGTTCTTCGACGGCTTCGACGGCCGGGTGGCCCGGCTGACGAAGACGCAGAGCGACTTCGGCGTGCAGCTCGACAGCCTGGCGGACGTCATCTCCTTCGGGGCGGCGCCTTCCCTCCTGGTGTACAAGTGGGCGCTCGAGCCCCTGGGCTTCGTGGGGCTGTTCATCGCGTTCTCCTTCGCGGCGTGCGGCGCGTTGCGGCTGGCGCGCTTCAACGTGCTGGCGGCGCGCAACCCCCATGGTGGGGGTGGCAGCTTCTTCGTGGGCCTGCCCATCCCCGTGGCGGCTGGCATGCTGGTGTCGGTCATCATCTCCCACCACGCGGCCACGCAGGGCGAGCCCCTGGCCGAGGGTGCCATCGTGCCCATGGCGGTGGCGGTGGCGGGCCTCGCGCTGCTGATGGTGTCCACGGTGCGCTACCGGACCTTCAAGGACACGCGGCCCAACCGGAAGAGCGCGCTGGCGTTCATGCTGGTGGTCGTGGGCGGGACGGTGATTGCCACGCAGTTCCACCCGGCCTGGGTCCTGGTGGCGTGCTGTGGTGCCTACCTCGCGCTGGGCCTGGTGGAGTCCGCGGTGCTCGTCCGCAGCCGGCTGGCTGCTCGCAAGGTGGCGGCGCCCTGCGCGGTGGCCGCGGTCGCGGTGGCCACGGTCATCGACGACGAGGACGAAGAGGAGGCCGAGTCCACCCCGGGCTCCGACGGGCCCGCGTACCTCTGA